Below is a window of Oryzomonas sagensis DNA.
AAATCCAGCACGTTTGCCCGTTTGCTCCGCTCGGTTTCGCTCCGCTCGAGCATGTCCGCCAGGGTCAGGCTGTCCAGCACCCGGGCCAGGGCCTGGTTGACATCCACCATCACCAGCCGGATGCCGCAGATCGCCTCGTCGTCGCATTCGTCGCACTTGGCATAGTTGGTCTCGCTCAAGCACTGCACCGGCGCCAGGTCACCCTCCAGGATCCGCACCACGCTGCCCAGGGTAATCCTGGCGGGCGGGGATGCCAGGTAGTAGCCGCCCCCCTTGCCGATCCTGCTCTGGAGGATGCCGCCCTTGCGCAGGGACAGGAGGATGAACTCCAGAAACTTCTTGGGGATGTTCCCGGCCTTGGCCAGGTCGGAAATCAATACCGGCTGGGAGGCGGGCTGCCCGGCCAGATGATAGAGCGCCTTGAGCGCGT
It encodes the following:
- a CDS encoding RrF2 family transcriptional regulator, which codes for ALKALYHLAGQPASQPVLISDLAKAGNIPKKFLEFILLSLRKGGILQSRIGKGGGYYLASPPARITLGSVVRILEGDLAPVQCLSETNYAKCDECDDEAICGIRLVMVDVNQALARVLDSLTLADMLERSETERSKRANVLD